The following proteins are co-located in the Micromonospora viridifaciens genome:
- a CDS encoding MFS transporter codes for MAYLPTWRLLDATILRNTEMSSPSPTPSYLAVLRAPHAVRTFAAAMAGRFSYGIVFIALTVALTQATGSYGLAGTAIALFGLGTLLLAPARAGLIDRHGPRHALPPMAIAYAILLAGLTAATWRPDAPGWLLLALSVAAGACAPPLGPVMRTLWSNLLPDPALRQRAFALDTVAEELLYVAGPLVAGLFIALDTPALGIAASAFLVLAGTLAMVSSPLAGRWPTNESGRNARSVRPGPRLPRGIAELSEPVIVISGVGTGMGGLSLLVVAFAEHHHRVAAVAWIEATLAAGSAIGGIVYGARTWRLSQRTRLPLLGGALAMAIGVAGFSPGIPVLVVVVGFVGLFVAPALSTAYLVADLSAPPSARTRAATWVNMAFNAGSSGGVAVAGLLLNRLPLSLCFLVVTVPALLSAAAVLVRVAWSAHSGLNSEPDDPTAHAASTSNSSRDLERRLGTR; via the coding sequence GTGGCGTACCTACCCACCTGGCGTCTGCTCGACGCCACCATCCTGAGGAACACTGAGATGTCGTCGCCTTCGCCGACACCCTCCTATCTGGCTGTCCTTCGCGCGCCTCACGCGGTCAGGACCTTCGCGGCGGCGATGGCGGGCCGCTTCTCGTACGGCATCGTCTTCATCGCCCTGACAGTGGCACTCACCCAGGCGACCGGTTCATATGGCTTGGCCGGCACGGCCATCGCCCTGTTCGGCCTCGGCACTCTGCTCTTGGCGCCCGCGCGCGCCGGGCTGATCGACCGCCACGGCCCGAGACACGCATTGCCGCCGATGGCGATCGCGTACGCGATCCTGCTGGCTGGACTGACCGCCGCGACCTGGCGGCCGGACGCTCCGGGATGGCTGCTTCTGGCGCTGTCCGTCGCGGCCGGCGCCTGCGCACCGCCGCTCGGTCCGGTCATGCGTACGCTCTGGAGCAACCTCCTGCCCGATCCGGCACTCAGGCAGCGCGCCTTTGCCCTGGACACGGTCGCCGAAGAACTGCTGTACGTGGCGGGCCCGCTGGTGGCGGGCTTGTTCATCGCGCTCGACACCCCCGCCCTTGGCATCGCCGCCAGCGCGTTCCTTGTGCTGGCGGGCACCCTGGCCATGGTCTCGTCCCCGCTCGCCGGCCGCTGGCCGACGAACGAGTCCGGGCGAAATGCTCGAAGCGTTCGGCCTGGTCCACGTCTGCCCCGGGGCATCGCTGAGCTGTCGGAACCGGTGATCGTGATCAGCGGCGTGGGCACAGGTATGGGTGGCCTGAGCCTGCTCGTCGTCGCGTTCGCCGAGCATCACCACCGGGTGGCGGCGGTGGCCTGGATCGAGGCCACGCTCGCGGCCGGTAGCGCGATCGGCGGCATCGTCTACGGTGCCCGCACGTGGCGCCTTTCGCAACGCACCCGCCTGCCCCTACTGGGTGGCGCGTTGGCCATGGCCATCGGCGTTGCCGGGTTCTCGCCCGGCATTCCCGTGCTCGTCGTCGTGGTCGGGTTCGTGGGCCTGTTCGTCGCCCCGGCGCTGTCCACCGCCTATCTCGTCGCAGACCTCTCCGCCCCTCCCAGCGCCCGTACCCGCGCCGCGACCTGGGTGAATATGGCGTTCAACGCCGGCTCGTCGGGCGGAGTCGCCGTCGCGGGCCTGCTGTTGAATCGGCTTCCGCTGTCGCTCTGCTTCCTCGTGGTTACGGTCCCCGCCCTGTTGTCCGCGGCAGCCGTTCTTGTCCGGGTCGCCTGGTCCGCCCACAGCGGTCTCAACTCCGAGCCCGACGATCCCACTGCACACGCCGCCTCAACCTCGAACTCCAGCCGTGATCTCGAGCGGCGGCTGGGGACTAGATGA
- a CDS encoding M64 family metallopeptidase, whose amino-acid sequence MRLKLAALAALALVAGLLTGTGPASGAPADGPPMPLPNPKVHPIQVTGPAAERLNLIILGDGYQWDQQSLFLKDVDRNLAVMWATEPFRTYRDYINVYAVEIASIDYGVRCDPDGRVRHPDGTIRDTGQREGPINAKNTALRMIYQNGCSDPLSRGTVYGGAPVDCANYAAYYPAGANPCETGTQAHNRIIDTYVAPVLGIPRTAQNVQTLAIFNTFTYGGIGGTNATTSGGSPQGPLISLHEIGHSLGTLVDEYPYSSRDVVRPCYTGGEPSSFHHTVYSDPRKMVEDQKKWWRWVGEESLSGGTIGVHEGGGMYPCGQRRPSEHSMMRWIGFDFDQIGLEHMVARVTGMRNSGQMNVRHTPLGTVASDGVLWVEPGQPRYHELQVTWRVGGPNGTVLDTHNSTSLDLGELDLPAGTVVHVEVRDPVGPDGIDWVRNPSASNTATDSGYNGARFVQTRQWTVGDTKATPSSPAATITGATPNTQPVAGDEVVYVRTNHPTDRILEVTWSLDGRTLPNPHNSRNLDLGALKLAPGTHKLAATVTDPTDPGGVSDRIDWTVDNAMPTAPRTLSAPLTRLAGNMEHPVYFNGWDMWLDPQDDHTGYAEDRYVVGQLRLDQDGWFNYFGFPEQPMPESPFQFRHSGTDIKALTYGNLGTGGLSKAAFEQTLPDDHPGGGFVPGFGTHLVEHRAIDAAGNVGEPSAYRATVLPGSSPDCTRTLTGPQPRVVASEGVTCLKGAKVAGGVSVRPGASLVVSDSSIDGGLTATGAGAVQLFGSTVNGNSRITGTTRDVTIAGSTFNGSLTLSDNVQLTANERFSRLAGAYGPILVGSRVNGSLSCTGNSAAVKDFGAPNTVNGAKGGDCAAL is encoded by the coding sequence ACCAGCAGTCGCTGTTCCTGAAGGACGTGGACCGCAACCTGGCCGTCATGTGGGCGACGGAACCGTTCCGGACCTATCGCGACTACATCAACGTGTACGCGGTGGAGATCGCCTCGATCGACTACGGCGTCCGGTGCGACCCGGATGGCCGGGTACGCCACCCGGACGGCACGATCCGGGACACCGGCCAGCGTGAGGGCCCGATCAACGCCAAGAACACCGCACTGCGGATGATCTACCAGAACGGCTGCAGTGACCCGCTGTCGCGCGGCACCGTCTACGGCGGGGCGCCGGTGGACTGCGCGAACTACGCCGCCTACTACCCGGCCGGGGCCAACCCCTGCGAGACCGGCACCCAGGCGCACAACCGGATCATCGACACCTACGTGGCGCCGGTACTGGGCATCCCCCGTACCGCGCAGAACGTGCAGACCTTGGCGATCTTCAACACGTTCACGTACGGCGGGATCGGCGGCACCAATGCGACGACCTCGGGTGGCTCCCCGCAGGGCCCGCTGATCTCGTTGCACGAGATCGGCCACTCGCTCGGCACGCTGGTCGACGAGTACCCGTACTCCTCCCGCGACGTGGTGCGGCCCTGCTACACCGGCGGCGAGCCCAGCAGCTTCCACCACACCGTCTACAGCGATCCGCGGAAGATGGTCGAGGACCAGAAGAAGTGGTGGCGCTGGGTCGGCGAGGAGAGCCTGTCCGGCGGCACGATCGGGGTGCACGAGGGCGGCGGTATGTACCCGTGCGGCCAGCGCCGGCCGAGCGAGCACTCGATGATGCGCTGGATTGGGTTCGACTTCGACCAGATCGGCCTCGAGCACATGGTCGCCCGGGTGACCGGTATGCGTAACTCCGGGCAGATGAACGTCCGGCACACCCCGTTGGGCACGGTGGCGTCCGACGGCGTGCTGTGGGTCGAGCCCGGGCAGCCGCGCTACCACGAGCTGCAGGTGACCTGGCGAGTCGGTGGTCCGAACGGCACCGTGCTCGACACGCACAACAGCACCAGCCTCGACCTCGGCGAGTTGGACCTGCCCGCCGGGACCGTGGTGCACGTCGAGGTGCGTGACCCGGTCGGTCCGGACGGCATCGACTGGGTCCGTAACCCGTCGGCCAGCAACACGGCCACCGACTCGGGCTACAACGGCGCGCGGTTCGTGCAGACCCGGCAGTGGACGGTGGGTGACACGAAGGCGACACCGTCGTCGCCGGCCGCGACCATCACCGGCGCCACGCCGAACACTCAGCCGGTCGCCGGCGACGAGGTGGTCTACGTGCGGACCAACCACCCGACCGACCGGATCCTCGAGGTGACCTGGTCGCTCGACGGCAGGACGCTGCCGAACCCGCACAACAGCCGTAACCTCGACCTCGGCGCGCTGAAACTGGCGCCGGGCACTCACAAGCTGGCCGCCACGGTGACCGACCCGACGGATCCGGGTGGCGTCTCGGACCGGATCGACTGGACCGTCGACAACGCGATGCCGACCGCGCCGCGTACCCTGTCGGCGCCGCTGACCCGGCTCGCTGGCAACATGGAGCACCCGGTGTACTTCAACGGCTGGGACATGTGGCTGGACCCGCAGGACGACCACACCGGCTATGCCGAGGACCGTTACGTCGTCGGTCAGCTCCGGCTGGACCAGGACGGCTGGTTCAACTACTTCGGGTTCCCGGAGCAGCCGATGCCCGAGTCGCCGTTCCAGTTCCGTCACTCGGGCACGGACATCAAGGCCCTGACGTACGGCAACCTCGGCACCGGCGGCCTGTCGAAGGCAGCGTTCGAGCAGACTCTGCCGGACGACCACCCGGGCGGCGGGTTCGTGCCGGGCTTCGGCACGCACCTGGTCGAGCACCGGGCCATCGACGCGGCCGGCAACGTCGGCGAGCCGAGCGCCTACCGGGCCACGGTGCTGCCGGGCTCGTCGCCCGACTGCACCAGGACGCTGACCGGCCCGCAGCCGCGGGTCGTGGCCAGCGAGGGGGTGACCTGCCTCAAGGGCGCCAAGGTGGCCGGTGGGGTGTCGGTGCGTCCCGGCGCTTCGCTGGTGGTCAGTGACAGCTCGATCGACGGCGGGTTGACGGCGACCGGCGCCGGGGCGGTGCAGCTGTTCGGCAGCACGGTGAACGGCAACTCCCGGATCACCGGAACCACCCGGGACGTGACGATCGCCGGCAGCACCTTCAACGGCTCGCTCACCCTGTCGGACAATGTCCAGCTGACCGCCAACGAGCGGTTCAGCCGGCTGGCCGGCGCCTACGGGCCGATCCTGGTCGGTAGCCGGGTCAACGGATCGCTGAGCTGCACCGGCAACAGCGCGGCGGTCAAGGACTTCGGCGCACCGAACACGGTCAACGGTGCCAAGGGCGGTGACTGCGCCGCTCTGTAG
- a CDS encoding ATP-binding cassette domain-containing protein produces the protein MDSVLPELRAMWWETGVRARAEAGLFAVFAELPRLIWAALRVSWRVDRVRTLVVVATTVGAGVMAAFGLLATQRVLVELFAGGPTAEKVVAALPALAALAAATALRAGMATAMGYAQNGLAPKVDREVERGLFEVTTAVRLEAFDADAFADDMERASRGADSTTDLVQSSMNLLAGLAGLLAVAVAVAVIHPLLLVALLVATMPNAWASLRAGHLRYQTYAAGSVRRRRVWLLHRLMAERDSAPELRSYGLRRFLLDQYDRVMGVETDIQLALARRVTTTTTVGSMIAGVATAVVYVLLGLLLVDGQIPLAAAATCVVAVQSAQRSLSVVTFQVDRVYTEGQHFRDYTGFMTRAAAYLPDETAHPAGAVPDRLREVHVDAVTLCYPDRDVPAVDQVTLTIEAGQTVAFVGENGSGKSTLAAMIATLRAPTGGTIRWNGRPLPEWDVDALRARIAVVTQEYHKWPFTAATNIAIGDIGAEPGQDRIEAAAARAVAHEMITELPHGYETLLDRTFANGQDLSGGQWQRITAARGFLRNVELLIMDEPSSALDPRAEDALFQAIRDRQGRATTILITHRLANVRHADQIYVLHHGALVEAGTHDELMTARGRYSELFALQAAGYDTRQTAAAPLPHQTTGA, from the coding sequence ATGGACTCGGTGTTGCCGGAGCTGCGGGCGATGTGGTGGGAGACGGGGGTACGGGCGCGCGCGGAGGCCGGCCTGTTCGCCGTGTTCGCCGAGCTGCCGCGGCTGATCTGGGCCGCCCTGCGGGTCAGCTGGCGTGTCGACCGGGTCCGCACACTCGTCGTGGTGGCGACCACCGTCGGGGCGGGGGTGATGGCGGCGTTCGGGCTCCTCGCCACACAGCGGGTGCTCGTGGAGCTGTTCGCGGGCGGACCGACCGCGGAGAAGGTGGTCGCGGCGCTGCCAGCGCTGGCCGCGCTGGCCGCGGCGACGGCGCTGCGCGCCGGTATGGCCACCGCGATGGGATACGCCCAGAACGGCCTGGCCCCGAAGGTGGACCGGGAGGTGGAGCGGGGGCTGTTCGAGGTGACCACCGCCGTGCGGCTGGAGGCGTTCGACGCCGACGCGTTCGCCGACGACATGGAACGGGCCTCCCGCGGCGCGGACTCGACCACCGACCTGGTGCAGTCGTCGATGAACCTCCTCGCGGGGCTGGCCGGGCTGCTCGCCGTGGCCGTCGCCGTCGCCGTGATCCATCCGCTGCTCCTGGTGGCGCTGTTGGTCGCCACGATGCCGAACGCCTGGGCGTCGCTGCGGGCCGGGCATCTGCGCTACCAGACCTACGCGGCCGGCTCGGTGCGCCGGCGCCGGGTGTGGCTGCTGCACCGACTGATGGCCGAACGAGACTCGGCACCCGAGCTGCGCTCCTACGGGCTGCGCCGGTTCCTGCTGGACCAGTACGACCGGGTCATGGGAGTGGAGACCGACATCCAGCTCGCCCTGGCCCGGCGGGTCACGACGACCACCACCGTGGGGTCGATGATCGCCGGGGTGGCCACCGCCGTGGTCTACGTACTGCTCGGCCTGCTTCTCGTCGACGGGCAGATCCCCCTCGCCGCGGCCGCGACCTGCGTCGTCGCGGTGCAGTCCGCGCAACGCTCCCTGTCCGTCGTAACCTTCCAGGTCGACCGCGTCTACACCGAGGGCCAGCATTTCCGCGACTACACCGGGTTCATGACCCGCGCCGCCGCGTACCTCCCCGACGAGACCGCCCATCCCGCGGGGGCGGTGCCCGACCGGCTGCGCGAGGTGCACGTCGACGCCGTCACCCTGTGTTACCCCGACCGGGACGTCCCCGCTGTCGACCAGGTGACCCTGACGATTGAGGCGGGACAGACGGTGGCGTTCGTCGGCGAGAACGGCTCCGGCAAGTCGACCCTCGCCGCGATGATCGCCACGCTGCGGGCACCCACCGGGGGGACCATCCGCTGGAACGGCCGGCCGCTGCCCGAGTGGGACGTCGACGCGCTGCGCGCCCGCATCGCCGTCGTCACGCAGGAGTACCACAAGTGGCCCTTCACCGCCGCCACGAACATCGCCATCGGCGACATCGGCGCCGAGCCCGGCCAGGACCGCATCGAGGCCGCCGCCGCCCGGGCCGTCGCGCACGAGATGATCACCGAACTGCCGCACGGGTACGAGACGTTGCTCGACCGCACGTTCGCCAACGGCCAGGACCTCTCCGGTGGGCAGTGGCAGCGCATCACCGCCGCCCGCGGCTTCCTCCGTAACGTCGAACTACTGATCATGGACGAACCGTCCTCCGCCCTCGACCCCCGCGCCGAGGACGCCCTCTTCCAAGCCATCCGTGACCGGCAGGGCCGCGCCACCACCATCCTCATCACCCACCGGCTCGCCAACGTCCGCCACGCCGATCAGATCTACGTGCTGCACCACGGCGCCCTGGTCGAAGCCGGCACCCACGACGAACTCATGACCGCCCGCGGCCGGTACTCCGAGCTGTTCGCCCTCCAGGCGGCCGGTTACGACACCAGGCAGACGGCCGCAGCGCCACTGCCGCACCAGACAACCGGCGCCTGA
- a CDS encoding metal-dependent hydrolase family protein, with product MSAAHQLSVVNAAIFDGVSAELTEGVVHIHDGVIVAIDGSARPGGQVIDARGGTVIPGLIDAHFHAYGTELDLLAIESSPLSYLSLVGARRLAAALRRGFTTVRDVAGGDPGLARAIGEELIAAPRYLYTGPALSQTGGHGDPRPGDLDLCAGGAHLAEIVDGVDALRRAVRDRFRQGAHAIKIMASGGVVSLTDPIRIPQYSAAEIRAVTDEATRRGSYVAAHAYSPEAIAHAVTNGVRTIEHGNLLDAPAADLMAEHGAFLVPTLAAYDAMERRGEQVGLAPIGQAKNREVLAAGRRAIELARAAGVPIGFGTDLMGPLEDEQLTGLRLQVEVEGALETLRSATSVNAELIGRPDLGRVAVGARADLVILPGDPFEDPSILWADPRHRMVVKDGRLI from the coding sequence ATGAGCGCGGCTCACCAGCTGAGTGTTGTCAACGCGGCCATCTTCGACGGGGTGTCGGCCGAGTTGACCGAGGGCGTGGTCCACATCCACGACGGCGTCATCGTGGCGATCGACGGCTCCGCCCGCCCGGGCGGCCAGGTGATCGACGCCCGTGGGGGCACCGTCATCCCCGGCCTCATCGACGCGCACTTCCACGCCTACGGCACCGAACTGGATCTGCTCGCGATCGAGTCCAGCCCGCTGAGCTACCTCTCGCTGGTCGGGGCCCGTCGTCTCGCTGCCGCCCTCCGCCGAGGGTTCACCACCGTGCGGGACGTGGCGGGCGGGGACCCGGGCCTGGCCAGGGCCATCGGGGAGGAGTTGATCGCGGCGCCGCGGTACCTGTACACCGGACCGGCGCTGTCGCAGACCGGCGGGCACGGCGATCCCCGCCCGGGGGACCTGGACCTCTGCGCCGGTGGAGCTCATCTGGCCGAGATCGTGGACGGGGTCGACGCGTTGCGGCGAGCCGTTCGGGACCGCTTCCGCCAGGGCGCACACGCCATCAAGATCATGGCCTCCGGCGGAGTGGTCTCGCTGACCGACCCGATCCGTATCCCGCAGTACTCGGCGGCGGAGATACGGGCGGTGACCGACGAGGCCACCAGGCGTGGCAGCTACGTCGCCGCCCACGCCTACTCGCCGGAGGCGATCGCCCACGCCGTGACCAACGGGGTACGCACCATCGAACACGGCAACCTGCTGGACGCGCCCGCTGCTGACCTCATGGCCGAGCACGGTGCGTTCCTCGTGCCCACGTTGGCCGCCTACGACGCCATGGAGCGCCGGGGCGAACAGGTCGGGCTGGCGCCGATCGGCCAGGCGAAGAACCGCGAGGTGCTGGCGGCCGGCCGGCGGGCGATCGAGCTGGCCCGGGCGGCGGGCGTTCCGATCGGGTTCGGCACCGACCTGATGGGCCCGCTGGAAGACGAGCAACTCACCGGGCTGCGACTGCAGGTCGAGGTCGAGGGGGCGCTCGAGACACTACGCTCCGCGACGTCCGTCAACGCCGAGCTGATCGGCCGGCCTGACCTGGGACGCGTCGCGGTGGGCGCCCGAGCCGACCTCGTGATCCTGCCCGGCGACCCGTTCGAGGACCCGTCGATCCTGTGGGCGGACCCGCGACACCGCATGGTCGTCAAGGACGGCCGGCTCATCTAG